The Cicer arietinum cultivar CDC Frontier isolate Library 1 chromosome 1, Cicar.CDCFrontier_v2.0, whole genome shotgun sequence genome contains the following window.
TTTTATTTCAGGGGAATATTCTTGAACCTTCGAGCACGATCTATGGCATTGACTAAAGCATGAAGGAAATAAGAATCCAAGTTTTAGTCTTCACATTAAGTTGATGCTCCTGCTTATTACTCCTTTAGAAGTTTgttttatcattataataataataatatttttatatatttgtaattgtgGGCAAATATATTAGCAATAAAGCAGGTAATTAAGCAAGCCAGTTTCATTGTTTATGGCAACTTTGTATACTAGAGAATACATTTTTGTAATATTCCNNNNNNNNNNNNNNNNNNNNNNNNNNNNNNNNNNNNNNNNNNNNNNNNNNNNNNNNNNNNNNNNNNNNNNNNNNNNNNCTGCTGCTTCATGATGGAGAAAGTACTTTTTTTATTCCTATTGATTCAACTCATTAGGGTCGTCAAGTCTTGTGCACAAATGATAAAGAAGTAGGGGACAAAGGATCACTAAGTCTCAAACCCTTCCTAAACTGAGTTGCTAAACTATTTGGAAGCACATACTCATCCATTTCTCATGAACATACATTCTGAGCATGACCTTCAAAAGATAGTTCCACTTCACTCTGCCATAGACTTTACTTATGTCAAATTTAAGAGTTACTTCTCCCAAGTCCCAACTTTCCATTCACCTTACACTTGTGGTGATTCTCCATaccatataaattataaaagcaCTTATAAAAGGCTAGGTTCAAACCATTGGATCTAGAGCTTTATCACGTTAGAAATTTTGTTACTTCGTAGGACCACTTCAATTGCATAAAAAAGTTATGTACTTCTGTCCTTGTCACAAAGCCAATGAACTTTAGTTCGCAGCTGTCATCTCCTACTCTAATATGTTATTTCATGTCTCTCTGAGTAATGCCTTCCAACATCATCATCacgattttaaatattttaaataaaacactTAATATGAAAAATGAAGTATTATATCCAACATGGAAATGGCTAACGGATATGTATGTGAACATGAAATAAATCTTTGGCTCCATTTACATGTCCAAAAATGATAAACGTGAGTGGTCAGAAAAAGAACCCTTTGACCATTTTGAGTAAGAGGCAGTGTTAAACTTGATACGTGTATTATAGACCGTGTATAAAGAAATGAGTCATGTAATTTAAATTCtatataatttcattatttgaaCTCATTTTTCTGCATATCTATAccataataatataaagaaaCTCTAAAAGTGACTGATTTTGGTCGGATTTGTTTTTTTGTACATATTTTCCATGATAACACAACTTTTTCTAATAAATGTTACTTAGAATATAACTATCCAAATTTCCTCTATCaaaatttatgaatatttataaataaataaaaaatcaaatttcaatgTAATAAAGTTGGTAACatttaaaataagagaactGATCCCAATTTTCTTTTACagaaatttatgaaaaatatttggtATAGACACACATCTATTTTacattttgaaagaaaaagaaagaaaaaaaaataatgtagtatatatatatgatatattggTGATGTAATAGAAATAAGATAAAGAGAAAATGAATTGTttaatagatataaaaaaataatgagtgttCCTATATGATAACTTGAAATTTAGCCTCGTGCCTACTCATGAGTACACATATACATAACATTAATTTATGATGGACTGTAAGTGTGATTGCGAAGAACCGCGGTTCCCTGGTCATCAACCGTGCAAAAGAATTTACTTAACCCACGTGAATGAAAAACAATATATTCTAGAAGAAAGGACTTGGAGTTACTTATCCGTTACTATTATACTCAGTCacaatattttaacaatttaaatgCATATCCATGcacttaattaaatattaagcAATGAGCACATAGTGCCATATAGCCATGTGAGTATGTGACATAATTTCTTTAAAACATTCAGCCTGCagggttttattatttatatatatatacatatttatatttatattatatttttggcatggtcttaattatttaacaaaatattgtaGTAGTTGGTATACAGGGTTGTTTTACTCGTTAATTCTGTTCAAAGTCAACATCTCAAGTACTCTACTCGGAATACAAGTTTCCAAAGTGAAGACGACAAATATTTCACAGCCTCGAACTATATTCCCCAATATTTGGAATTAGGAAATGGAAAATTTATCAatctaaattatttgatttatctGCTTATATATCTATGCATGTGCTATAACTATAAGTTCATATAATTCATTCTCAAACCAATTCTATACACTCATCTACCATTAGTTAACCCttcatatattaaaaacaaaacaactatatattattaaatattttcacaCACCATTGATAATAGCACATGGAAACCTTTATGATTTCAAACaaagtttcttcttctttttcttattcTCATACAACAAAAATTACAGCAACAAACAAGTTTCATATAACCAAAATCTCCATTCCAAAGCTTCCTAATAGATTAAACTATCTAAATAATTACACTTTAGCAACATCTCATGTAAAGAACAATGATCcttacaataacaataacaataacaattcAATACCATTTAACAGAAGCACCTCAAATTCAAAGGAGGTTATTAAGCTTCACATGATTATGGAAATCATATCAGATAGATTAGAAATGCACAAAAACATTGGAATCCAACGCGACAATTGGAACCATCTTCTGCTGTCATCAATCAACATGATGACACTTTCTGCTGCATCAATGATTGGTCTTGCATCAGTTTCATCAAGTGGAGTTGAATCACCTCTTTTAGCATTGAAAGTTTCTTCCACAATTCTTTACATGGCTTCCACTGGTTTGCTTCTGTTGATGAACAAAGTTCAGCCATCACAGCTTGCAGAAGAACAGAGAAATGCTGTTAGATTCTTTAAGCAGCTTCAAGGAGAATTCAAAACAAGGCTTGTTCTTGGGAATGTTACTGAATTTGATGTTGATGAAGCAATGGAGAAAGTTTTGGCATTGGATAAAGCTTTTCCTCTTCCTTTGTTAGGATCAATGATTGAGAAGTTCCCTCAAAATGTTAAACCAGCAATATGGTGGCCACAAAGGAAGCAAAAATATAAAGGGCAAAATgggaaattgaaaaataataatggaTGGGATTTAAGGTTGGAAGAGGAAATGAAAAAGATTGTGATGGTTTT
Protein-coding sequences here:
- the LOC101502996 gene encoding probable F-box protein At4g22030; its protein translation is METFMISNKVSSSFSYSHTTKITATNKFHITKISIPKLPNRLNYLNNYTLATSHVKNNDPYNNNNNNNSIPFNRSTSNSKEVIKLHMIMEIISDRLEMHKNIGIQRDNWNHLLLSSINMMTLSAASMIGLASVSSSGVESPLLALKVSSTILYMASTGLLLLMNKVQPSQLAEEQRNAVRFFKQLQGEFKTRLVLGNVTEFDVDEAMEKVLALDKAFPLPLLGSMIEKFPQNVKPAIWWPQRKQKYKGQNGKLKNNNGWDLRLEEEMKKIVMVLKKKDMGKKLKLSEFFLKLNKILAVSGPILTCLAAVGSVFLGSVNSTWPVMLAIICGGLASVVNTIEHGGQVGMVFEFYRGASGFFKLMEETIEVNLNEDDFLKREDGELFEIKLALQLGRSVSELRQFSDFLPSLDDDDACEEFASKLF